The Setaria viridis chromosome 6, Setaria_viridis_v4.0, whole genome shotgun sequence genome contains a region encoding:
- the LOC117860443 gene encoding uncharacterized protein, whose translation MSVQCAAHAVRALAALPAPASPRRRATCVSLSLLPRRPGRAVAPVRAAEPSSPPAAAPAAQPSGASTGKAVIPDDEFSLAKVSFGVIGLGVGISLLSYGFGSYFNLLPGSEWSALLLTYGFPLTIIGMALKYAELKPVPCITYADAFALREKYATPILKQVRSDVTRFRYGDEQHLDEALQRIFQYGLGGGIPRRSAPILQKIREEVTEDGKYSLVLVFEAKALELSDFEKRQAKFTSFFGPGIKAEIGKGGDDLYEVRLISEST comes from the exons ATGTCTGTGCAGTGCGCGGCGCACGCGGTCAgggcgctcgccgcgctcccggcgccggcctcccctcgccgccgggcgACCTGTGTTTCCTTGTCCCTTCTGCCACGCCGGCCGGGGCGCGCAGTCGCGCCCGTACGGGCGGCGGAGCCGTCGTCACCTCCTGCCGCGGCGCCCGCTGCGCAGCCATCCGGCGCCTCGACCGGCAAGGCTGTCATCCCGGACGACGAATTCTCCCTCGCCAAG GTGTCCTTCGGTGTGATTGGGCTGGGAGTTGGGATCTCGCTTCTGTC GTATGGGTTCGGCTCGTATTTCAATCTGCTTCCCGGCTCGGAGTGGTCAGCCCTGCTGCTAACCTACGGGTTTCCTCTCACAATCATCGGCATGGCCTTGAAG TATGCAGAATTGAAACCAGTGCCCTGCATAACCTACGCTGATGCTTTTGCTTTAAGAGAAAAGTATGCCACCCCTATTCTGAAGCAG GTCAGGAGTGATGTAACTCGTTTTAGATATGGTGATGAGCAGCATCTGGATGAAGCGCTACAGCGAATCTTTCAATATGGTTTG GGTGGTGGCATTCCTAGACGTAGTGCACCTATATTACAAAAAATTCGAGAAGAA GTAACTGAGGATGGGAAATATAGTTTAGTACTCGTATTTGAAGCCAAAGCATTGGAGCTGTCTGATTTTGAGAAGAGACAG GCAAAATTCACCTCCTTTTTTGGACCTGGGATTAAGGCGGAAATTG GAAAAGGTGGTGATGATCTATATGAAGTTCGTCTTATCTCAGAGAGCACTTAG